CGGGGGACACCGCCTGTGAGGAAGCGCTCTACCTGTCCAAGCTGTGCACCAACGTGCACATGATCGTCCGCAAGGGTGAAATGCGCGCCTCCAAGGTCATGCAGGAACGTGTCCAGAAGACGTCAAACATCATGGTCTATTGGCATTCCGAAACCGCCGAAGTGGTGGGGGGCAACAAGGTCGAGGCCGTACGCATCCGCAACACCCAGACCGGCAAGGAAGAAACCGTTCCGGTCAGTGCCTTTTTCGTAGCCATCGGCCACGAGCCGAATTCCAATATATTCAAAAGCTGGCTGGACATGGACGGCCAGGGATATATCCAAACGGTCCCGGGTACCAGCAAAACGAACCTGGAAGGGATTTTTGCCGCCGGTGACGTTCAGGATAAAATCTACCGCCAGGCGGTAACGGCTGCGGGCAGCGGGTGTATGGCTGCGCTGGACGCGGAGCGGTACCTGTCCGCGGCGGGTCTGCACTAGAATGCGGCCGCCCGCCGCCCTCTAAAACTTCGACAGATGACGATCCACCTCGAAAACCTGCGCTTCTACGGCTATCACGGCTTGTACGTCCATGAGCAAAAACTGGGGGCCTGGTTCGAGCTGGACGTCAGCCTGGAATGGCCCGATCCGGACCGCCCCATCCGCCACCTCCACGAGACCGTCAACTACGTTGCCGTCTATGACCTGGTCAAGGCCAGGATGGCGCTCCCTGAAGAGCTCCTGGAAACGCTGGCCATGGAGATGGCGCACCTGCTCAAGGATCATTTTCCGCAATTGTCCGGCGTCGGTATACGCGTGACGAAGATCAATCCGCCTTTGCTCAACTTTCAGGGGACGGTTGCGGTTGAATACCGCAAAAGTTTCTAAATTGGGGCATGCGATCATTTTCCAAATACCTATGGATCGGCCTCCTTTTCGTGGGGAGCGCCCTGCATGCCCAAACCGCCAGTGACATCACCGCCGAAGGCGATCAGCTCGTCAAAAGCCTGAAAGAGGAGGACGCGTACAAAAAATACAAGGACGCCCTCGTCATTCAGCCGGACAACCTCCACGCGCTGATCCAGTGTAGCTATATGGCCAGCCGCATCGGGAACCGGCAAGCCGACAAAAACAAGGCGCGAGAATTCTTTACCGAGGCCCAGGACCTTGCCGGCCGCGCCTTAAAGGTGGACAGCACCTCTTCCGAGGCGTATCTGATGATGGCCATCGCTGAAGGCCGGTTGGCACAGACCGAAGGGGCCAGGAAAAAGGTGGAATACGGCCGGGACGTCAAGAACTATTGCGACAAGGCGATAAAGCTGGATCCCGGCAACTACCGGGCGTACCACCTGCTGGGCGTCTGGAACGTGGAGGCCGCCCACATGACCGGCCTGGAACGGACGAGCGCCAAAGTCCTGTACGGCGGCATTCCGGACGCAACGGTCAAGGAAGGCCTCCGCTGTTTTGAGAAGTGCCGGTCCATTTATCCCGGCTTTCTCCTGAATTACCTGGACATGGCCAAGGCCTACAAGGAAGACGACCAGAACGAAAAGGCCCTGGGCGCCCTCCAGACCCTTGTGCGCCTCCCCGTGCAGACCGAGGACGATCCCGCGATCAAGGCGGAGGGGAGGAAGATGCTGGATGCGATGCAATAACCGCTTATGATAAAGCTTTGCTGTGTGGTGGCCGCCTGCCTGCTGGCAGCCGGAACCACCCCGAAGGCGCCCGGCGCCCACCCAACGCTCGATCCCCATCCCCGGGTAGAGAAGGTATTGGGCGCCGACATTTCTTTCCTCCCCCAGTTGGAAGCCGAAGGCATGCATTTTTATGATCATGGCGTCCAAAAGGACGCCATCCGCCTTCTGAAGGACAACGGCTTCAATTACATCCGGCTCCGGATTTTTGTACACCCGGCCGCGGACAGCGGTTATTCCCCGAAGGGATATTGTGGGCTGCACGACACAAAAAAGATGGCCCTTCGGATAAAAGCCGCCCACCTCAAGTTTCTCCTGGATTTCCACTACAGCGATACCTGGGCCGACCCAGGCAAGCAATACAAACCCCACGCCTGGAGGGGATTGCCCGTAACCGCCGTGGCCGACTCCGTGGGCGCCTATACGCGGGCCGTCCTGGAGGCGCTCAAGGCCCAGGGTACCCTTCCCGACATGGTGCAGGTGGGGAACGAGATCAACCATGGACTGCTGTGGCCGGAAGGCGGGAGCGCCCACCTGGACACCCTTGCGGAATACCTCAGGGCCGGTATCGCCGCGGTCCGGGAAGTGGCCCCCAAGGCAAAGGTCATGCTGCACATCGCTTGTGGCGGTCAAAACGCCGAATCCCGGTATTTCCTCGACAATATGATCCGCCGGGGCGTTGTTTTCGACGTGATTGGAGAGTCGTACTACCCCCAATGGCATGGAAGCCTGGACGACCTCCGGAACAACCTCACCGACCTGGAGACGCGTTACCACCAGGATGTCATCGTCGTGGAATATACCCAGCGCAAAAAAGAGGTCAACGACATTGAATTTGCCCTGAACGGCAAACACGAGCTGGGTACCTTTATCTGGGAACCCCTGAACACCTGGGAACAGTTTATCGATCGTAATGGACGGACCGTAGATTCCCTTATCGACATCTATCCAACCGTTAAGAAAACTTATCATATCCCTTGAAATTCACCCGCAATTCCTTCCTTTACGTTTTCCGGATCATCCTGGGCTGTCTCATCTCCTGGTGGGCGCTGGCCTTGCTGCACATCGACCGGCGCGAGTGGGCGCTGATCACCGTGATCATCGTCTCCGAACCCGACTTTGAAAACCTCCGCAACAACACCATTTCGCGGGTCATCAATACCCTCGCCGGCTGTGCGGTGGGCCTGATTTTCCTGCTGTTGACGGGCGTGACCTTTTTGTCGATGATCCTGGGCGTGACCGCGTCCATCCTTATCAGCACTTCATATCCCAGGTATCCAAGCAGTTGGAAACTTGCACCCGTTACCGTGGTCATCGTCATGGTGCCTTCCGTCATGTCGCAGGCCTCCTTGTCTAATGCGATCGTCGTGGCGCTCACCAGGGCGGGGGAGGTGCTTGTCGGCTGTGTGGTGGCCTTTCTCCTGGGGCTGATCTTTGCGCGGCTGCACCGCTTGCGGATGCCGTTCCGGCGGCGCTAACCCGCGCGCCGCACCAAACGCCGCCTGGCGCACCAATCGCCGCGCGCCGCCCCGAACGCCGCGCCGCGCACTACACCGCCACGCCATGCTACACTACATCGCCACGTAATGCTGCACTACACCGAATCGCGCGTCCGCACAATCAATCATAACTTCCTCATTCAGAACGCTCATTCCTGTAGGGAATATCCTTCGGACCACTGATTAACTATTGTTTAGCACCCCCTTTGCGTACGGATAACACGTAGTCCCCGTTTGTCGTCCTATCTTTGTTCTCACAACGATTAGGTGTTATTCATAGGTTAGCAAACGGCCCGCTTTTCCAAGCGGGCCAACTTTAAAAAACCTTACCT
This sequence is a window from Dinghuibacter silviterrae. Protein-coding genes within it:
- a CDS encoding FUSC family protein encodes the protein MKFTRNSFLYVFRIILGCLISWWALALLHIDRREWALITVIIVSEPDFENLRNNTISRVINTLAGCAVGLIFLLLTGVTFLSMILGVTASILISTSYPRYPSSWKLAPVTVVIVMVPSVMSQASLSNAIVVALTRAGEVLVGCVVAFLLGLIFARLHRLRMPFRRR
- the trxB gene encoding thioredoxin-disulfide reductase is translated as MAQEIEHVHCLIIGSGPAGYTAAIYAARANLKPVLYQGIQPGGQLTITTEVENYPGYPSGIQGPEMMIDFEKQASRMGADIRFGMATKVDFSGKPYKVEIDEEKWISADAVIVSTGASAKWLGLESEQRLNGFGVSACAVCDGFFFKGKEVAIVGAGDTACEEALYLSKLCTNVHMIVRKGEMRASKVMQERVQKTSNIMVYWHSETAEVVGGNKVEAVRIRNTQTGKEETVPVSAFFVAIGHEPNSNIFKSWLDMDGQGYIQTVPGTSKTNLEGIFAAGDVQDKIYRQAVTAAGSGCMAALDAERYLSAAGLH
- a CDS encoding tetratricopeptide repeat protein; its protein translation is MRSFSKYLWIGLLFVGSALHAQTASDITAEGDQLVKSLKEEDAYKKYKDALVIQPDNLHALIQCSYMASRIGNRQADKNKAREFFTEAQDLAGRALKVDSTSSEAYLMMAIAEGRLAQTEGARKKVEYGRDVKNYCDKAIKLDPGNYRAYHLLGVWNVEAAHMTGLERTSAKVLYGGIPDATVKEGLRCFEKCRSIYPGFLLNYLDMAKAYKEDDQNEKALGALQTLVRLPVQTEDDPAIKAEGRKMLDAMQ
- the folB gene encoding dihydroneopterin aldolase, with the translated sequence MTIHLENLRFYGYHGLYVHEQKLGAWFELDVSLEWPDPDRPIRHLHETVNYVAVYDLVKARMALPEELLETLAMEMAHLLKDHFPQLSGVGIRVTKINPPLLNFQGTVAVEYRKSF
- a CDS encoding glycoside hydrolase family 53 protein — translated: MIKLCCVVAACLLAAGTTPKAPGAHPTLDPHPRVEKVLGADISFLPQLEAEGMHFYDHGVQKDAIRLLKDNGFNYIRLRIFVHPAADSGYSPKGYCGLHDTKKMALRIKAAHLKFLLDFHYSDTWADPGKQYKPHAWRGLPVTAVADSVGAYTRAVLEALKAQGTLPDMVQVGNEINHGLLWPEGGSAHLDTLAEYLRAGIAAVREVAPKAKVMLHIACGGQNAESRYFLDNMIRRGVVFDVIGESYYPQWHGSLDDLRNNLTDLETRYHQDVIVVEYTQRKKEVNDIEFALNGKHELGTFIWEPLNTWEQFIDRNGRTVDSLIDIYPTVKKTYHIP